A stretch of DNA from Candidatus Latescibacter sp.:
GCAAAATACCGAGGACCATTCGACCTAATCTTCTACTGTTACTACGCTTTTCCAACCGATTTTCCAGAAGATATCAGAAGAATATTTGGAAAGAATTATTTCAACCAATTCATTGAATCGGAAGCAATTTATGAATTTAGGAAGACAATTAAAGAGACATCTGTGGAGGCAGTGGTCACGTTCAATAAAGGGATATTCAATCTTGTGTCAAAAGATCAGATTGAACGTTATGTAGGTCAACTCATGCAAGGGGAACTGATTCAGAGCCAGATTAAAGGCATTGACAGATACGTTCCCATCTTCTTGACTTACCCAACAGGTTGGCGATATCACAGGCAATATAGGCAATTTCACAAGGCCAGCCTTGATACAATAAAGAAAGCCATTTGCAGTGTGGCAAATGTGCCAGAAATCAAGAACACTAAACCAGCCACTGCAGCCGACGCTTGGGCCAGGCGTCATCATAAGTGAATGAGGTACCAGCACAAGCGCGGCTGAGCTTGGTCATTAGTCAGACAATCAAACTAACCATCATCATAAATATCTTCATTTTCCCTCTGCCCGTTTTTAAGAAAAAGCCCTCCGTTTCCGAAGGGCTTTTAAGTTTTCAACAACATCGCGGCATAGGCCGCAATGAGGCCTGAATCAGGTGATTAAGTTAAGTCTCTTGGGAGTCACCGTATTATTCAGTGATCCGTTGATGTCGTAATTTTCCTGGGGCTCGATGTGCAGCCGTTTTTCGAGTAATCCGCGTTAGATCGATGATTTTGCGTAACGCCTCGTTCACCGCGGCGGAATCATGAAAGGCCTTCGCCACATCCGGTTCGAGGACGACGATATTAGACCCCTCTTTCAATAAACGACCGCTGTATTTTCCGCGAACAGCTTTCGAGTAGTCGAAGTCGTATTCGGGTCGCATATCGTCAGTATGTTCTTCCTGTTTCTTCTTCATGGCGCTTTCTTTCGTGCGTGGAGGCTTTGCGAGCGCTGATGATGCGGATGATTTTGCCTTTTTCGGTATGTGAGACAATCAACAACCTTCCATTCACAGTCAAGCACTAACCGAAGCGAAAGCCCCCCGTTTCCGGAGGGCTATTCTGCATGGGTTTTCTTCTTTTCCCCCCTTCGATAAGGGGGGTGTCGCCGAAGGCGACGGGGGGATCATTTTTTACTTCTTCTCCTTCACCACGGCCTGGGCTGCCGCGAGCCGCGCGATGGGAACCCGGAACGGCGAGCAGGACACATAGTCCATACCGACCGAGTGGCAGAACTCCACTGAGGCCGGGTCGCCGCCGTGCTCGCCGCAGATGCCGACCTTCAGCTTGGGATTGGTCTTACGCCCCCGCTTGATGCCGATCTCCACAAGCTCTCCGACTCCGTTACGGTCGATGGTCTGGAACGGGTCTGCGGGGAGAATCTTTTTATCAAGGTAATATGGGAGGAATCCGCCTATGTCGTCGCGCGAGAACCCGAAGGTCATCTGGGTTAGGTCGTTCGTTCCGAAGGAGAAGAACTGGGCGGCCTCGGCGATGGTGTCAGCGATAAGGCAGGCGCGCGGGATCTCGATCATGGTGCCGACCAGGTGAGTGATCTTCTTGAGCTTGTACTTGGCGAGCACCTCCTCGTAGACCCTGCGGCAGATGGCGAACTGGTTATCGAGCTCTTTGACCGCACTTACTACGGGGATCATGATCTCAGGCTCGACCTTCTCGCCGGCGACAAGGAGCTCGGCGGCGGCCTCGAAGATCGCCCGGACCTGCATCTCGGTGACTTCGGGGTAGGTGATACCGAGGCGTACGCCGCGGTGTCCCATCATGGGGTTCGACTCGTGAAGGGCTTCGGCGCGATCGGCGAACTCGGTGGTGGTGATGCCGAGGCTTTTGGCGAGCTCTGCCTGCTGTTTTTCGTCGCGAGGGACGAACTCATGGAGCGGCGGGTCGAGAAGACGGATGGTGACCGGAAGCCCCTTCATGGCTTCGAGGGTGTTCTTCACATCGGTCTTGACGAACGGGAAAAGCTCTTTGAGAGCCGCGCGACGCTCCGCTTCTGTCTTGGAGATGATCATCTTGCGGAGGATGAAGAGAGGCTTTTCTGAATGCTTGCCGTAGAACATGTGTTCGGTGCGGAAAAGGCCGATTCCCTCGGCGCCGAATGAGCGGGCGCGCGCGGCGTCCTCGGGGGTGTCGGCGTTTGTGCGGATCTTTAACTTACGGAAGGGATCAGCGAGCTTTAGGAAAGATTCCATAAGCTTGTATGTTTCCTCACTTGGTTCGACGAGGCCAAGACTATTTGCATATACATTTCCTTTAGTGCCATTTAAACTTAACCAATCGCCTTCCTTGAAGGAGGCGTCGCCGATGTGCAAAATCTTCTTAGCGTAGTCGATGTGGATCGCTGCACAGCCGACGATGCAGCATTTCCCCCAGCCGCGGGCAACAAGCGCCGCGTGCGATGTCATGCCACCGCGGGCGGTGAGAATCGCCTGGGCCGCACGCATGCCCTCCACATCCTCTGGATTGGTCTCCTCGCGGACGAGGATGACTTTTTTTCTTTTGTTCGCCCACTCGACTGCATCTTCTGCGGTGAACACTATCATGCCGACAGCACCGCCAGGACCCGCAGGAAGACCTTTCGCTAATGGCTTGACCCTCATTTCATCTTTTGGATCAAGAATGGGAAGCATGAGTTCACCAATTTGGGCCGGGGTGACCCGCATGACCGCTTCTTCACGGGTGATGAGCTTCTCGCGGTGCATGTCGATGGCCATTTTCACCGCCGCCGGACCGTTCCGCTTCCCGATACGGCACTGGAGCATGTAGAGGACGCCCTTCTCGATGGTGAACTCGATGTCCTGCATGTCGCGGTAGTGCTTTTCGAGCCGCTTCTGGTAATCGTCGAGTTCCTTGTAGAGCTTGGGAAAGCGTTTTTCGAGGGTAATGAGGTCCTTGTTGTGCTCGCTCGTCGAGGGTTTGTTGATGGGAGCGGGAGTACGGATTCCTGCCACCACGTCCTCTCCCTGGGCGTTCACCAGGTATTCGCCGTAAAATTTCTTGCCGCCGTTCCCGGGATCGCGTGTGAACGCCACGCCGGTGGCGGAATCCTCGCCCATGTTCCCGAACACCATCGCCTGTACGTTCACTGCGGTGCCCCAGTCATCGGGGATGTTTTCGATACGGCGGTAGGATACGGCGCGCTTCCCGTTCCAGGAGAAGAACACGGCGCCGATCCCGCCCCAGAGCTGTTTCTCGGGATCGTCGGGAAACGTCTTGCCGAGCACATCCTTGACTCTCTTCTTGAACTGGGCGCAGAGCTCCTTGAGATCGGCGGCGTCAAGGTCGGTATCGTTCTTCACACCCTTACGTTTCTTCATATCGGACATGATGTGTTCGAGCTGACGGCGAATACCCTTCTCTTCCGATTCCGGCTCGATCCCTGCCGCTTTTTCCATAACCACGTCCGAATACATCATGATAAGGCGGCGGTAGGCGTCATATACGAACCGCTCGTTTCGGGTCAGTTTGATGATTCCCGGAATTGTCTTTGCTGTCAGGCCGATGTTGAGGACGGTTTCCATCATACCCGGCATGGAGCGCCGTGCGCCCGAACGCACAGAAAGAAGGAGCGGATCACGGGGATCGCCGAATATTTTCCCCATAAGTTTCTCGACCTTTTTGAGAGCTTTTTCAGTCTCCTCCTTGAATCCTGCGGGGTATTTCTTGCCGTTCTGGTAATAATAAGTGCATGCTTCTGTGGTAAGGGTGAATCCGGGGGGCACCGGCAGTTTCAGGTCGGGGTGTCCCGCCATCTCGGCGAGATTGGCGCCTTTTCCGCCAAGCAGTTCCTTCATAGATTCATTGCCTTCCGCAGAGCCTCCGCCGAACGAGTACACATATTTTTTTGGCATTGCGCCTCCTTAATGATATGAATAAGGGGAAAAAATCAATGAATCGGGAATTGCGCTTGTCACGAATGAATGCCTATGTAACCCGGATAATTCATAAAAGTGGATTTATTTTTCTATGACTTTTCTACAGCCCCTTAAATCCCCCAAAGGGGGACTTAAAAAACTGCAAGACAACATAGAAATAGGTGATTTTAATTTATAAAAAACCGACGTGTTTTATCCTTATCCAGTGAAAGTCCCCCTTCGGGGGATTTAGGGGGCTGCCTTCCAAGTGATGCTATAAGTATTTGTTTAAAATAAGTTGTGATAATTGTTATGTAAGTTTATGAATAATCATGGGTAAGAAACACAGGCGAAAAATATACAAAATATAATTGAGGTTGTAAAGGGAAGATTGGTTTCCCGGCCATCTCGCCATCTGCGATTGTTGGCCAGTTCAAACGGTCTATTATAGCATAATTCATTTCCGTGCCACATGTTTTCACTCTTTTCTCTTTCTATTTTTTATTCATGTCTATAAATTACTTACCCATACAAAGAGAATGTTTTCATCTATTTCCGAGGAGTATTCCATGCACACCCGTCGTTCGTTCCTACAGGAAGCCGCTGTCGGCGGTATTGCAGCGATCATCGCCTCACGAAAAGCCCCGGCGTTCGCCCAGGACATGAAACTGATCAAAATAGGGCAGCTTGGATTGGGGTCGCACGGATTTGCTGCGCGGTTTAAAAATCCTCCCGCCAAATTGAAGGATATCATTAAGTGCAAACCCTATGCGGTCTGGGACGATGTGCCGGGGGTAGCAGAGCAGATGCAGCAGCGGATGGGCTTCGAGATAGCTCTCAAAGACCCGGTCGACCTGGTCAGGCAGTCGGATGTCGTCCATATCGAGCATGCCGATATCCGTAAGGTCTGCAGCCTGGCGCGTCCAGCCCTCGAAGCGGGAAAGCCGGTGTTCATCAACCGCCCGTTTACCGCGAGCATCGCCGACGCCGAGGAAGTAATCCGCCTGGCGAAAGAACACAATGCCCCGCTCATGCAGGGATCATCCCTCGAATACCAGCCGGAGCTCCCTGAAATAGCCCGCTTCGCAAGGGAAAAAGGCCCCCTCCGCGCTTATGAGTGCTACTGCCCGGAGCCGTTTTTCAACTGGATGTTCCCGCATGTCATCAACTTCGCCCACGCGGCCCTGGGCGGCGGCATTGATACCGCCTATTTCAGCGGAGATTTTGTACTGGAGCTGGGCGATTTCAAAGTGGAGGGAGACAAGTTTGTGGATCCCAAACGTCCCTATGGTTCGGCGGTCAGCCTTCTTGCTTACAAGCCAAAAGACGGCCAGCCTCCGGTTATCGGTATCAACCAGATCGGCGGCGCTCCCGGCAGTTACCATCTTACAGTGTATGCCTACAATGAAAGCAAACAGTTTGTGGTAGGGGAAAAGCTCAACGCTCCGAATATATTCGAGCCGATGTTTCTGACCCTGAACGATTTCTATGTGAACCGCAAACCGCCGCGCCCATACGAGGCCATCCTCGAACAGCACCGTGCTCTGGTGGCAACCAATGTCTCCCGAATGACCGGGAAAGCGGTGAAACTCGATTCCCTGAAAGGGAAGGATTCCCTTCCCTGGTCGGATTCGATAAGAAATTACGTGCTGCGGCCTTATTTAAAAAAGGGATAAGTAATCGATGAAAACGAAGGATTTTGATCGCGTAGAGATGAAAAGACGTGGTGCAGAAGTTCTCTACAAAAAATTGAAGACTGTGACGCCGGAAGAACAACTGGCATATTGGAAAGCAAGCACAGCGGCGACAATTATTCCAAAACGGGCGTATATCGGCACACTCTTTTTCGCGGAACCTCAACGAAGTTAAAAAATTCTGGGAGTTGGAGGCGGAAAGCCGATGGAGAACTTCGACCTGATCAACACAAATTTCTGAAAGATTACAAGTATGTCGAATTTGTTCATTGACAACTACGGAATAAATCAGTATATTTATCAGATATAAAAATGAACAAAATATTTTTTCTTATAGAAGGAGAGTCCTTGTGCCCCATCATATTCAATTTAAAAAGACCTTGCTTCAAAACGAGAAATTGCAGTTGAGAAACCGCGCAGCTAAATCCCGCCTCAACACCATTGTAAAAAAGGTGCACGCCGCCCAGTCCAAGGAGGATGGCGAAAAGGCGCTGAGGGACGCGGTATCTTTGATCGATTCTACCGCACATAAGGGGATTATAAAAAAAGAAACTGCCGCCAGAAAAAAGTCACGGCTCAGCAAATTTGTGGCCGGTCTCAAGTAATTTCCCTTTTTAAAATTATGCAAAGGGGTGTCTACGGGCACCCTTTTTTATGAAATGAAAGTCTGAAACATGATTCACATGATTCCATGATTGACCTGATTTTTGACATGATTCCATATTTTATAGCGTTTCTTTTCAAAATAGATGCCGAAACGGTTTCATCGTTCCCGCGAAGCGGCAACGGTTTCATCGTTCCCGCAAAGCGGCAACAAGTTCGGCATGACACGTGTCATCCTGAACTCGTTTCAGGATCTAAACACTCAAAACATGTACTGAGGGTATGCAAATGACTTCCCGAAATATTCAAATCTGGCTCAGGCAAACCCGAGCCAATTTCCTGATACTTTCCGTGCTCCTTGTCGCGATAGGGGGGGCAGCCGGGTGGCGTGACGGCAGTTTCCATGTCGTCCTGTTTCTCCTCACTGTTATCGGGGTTGTTTCCGCCCATACAAGCGTGAATCTTTTCAACGAATACTCCGACTGGCGCACCGGAATCGACTTTCACACCCTGAAAACACCGTTCAGCGGTGGTTCTGGCACCCTGCAGGAAGAACTTTTAAAACCCCGGCAGGTGATCACAGCCGCCTGGATAACACTCCTGTTTGCGTTCATTATCGGCCTCGGCCTCGCCTGGAGCGCCGGATGGATGATTCTCGTTTTCATGGCGGCCGGGGGCCTTACTATGGTCTTTTACAGCGATTACCTCGCCCGATGGATGCTTGGAGAAATTGCCAGCGGCATTACCCTTGGCTCGATGGTGGTGGCAGGCGCGTACTATGTCCAAACCGGAACGCTTACTCCCGGAATCATCTGGGCTTCAATCCCGCCTGGGATACTGACTGCGCTTCTCCTCTTTCTCAACGAATTCCCCGACGCAGAGGCCGACAGTGCGGGAGGACGAAGGCACCTGGTCATTGTCCTGGGCAAGCGCCGGGCCGCAATTCTTTATGCCGCATCGCTCCTTGCAATGTATGTTCTGCTCGTTGCGGGCGTGCTGGCCGGAAAAAATCCAACCGGTGTGCTGCTCGGCCTGCTTACCCTTCCACTGGCGCTGATAACATCATACCGCGCGCTTCGATACCACAGCGACACTCCCAGCCTCATTCCCGCGCAGGGTCTCAATGTGATCATTGTGCTGGGAACCGACCTGCTCATGGCGATTGGTTTTATCATCGGGTAAAATCTGCAGCCGCTAAAAATCAGCTTGAAAAAAAGAAGGAATATCCTCTTGCAACAATGCATAAATTTGATTATGTTCTCCTTCGGTGAATTGGCTATAAAACATTCCCATCCTACTCTCCTTGAGTAAGGAGATGATTCGTTGGCGCAAATACTGTTATAAGCCAACTCACCATCAATTTCACCTACCGTGTTGCACTTGGGAGTTGAAACCGCCCAATAAATAATTTTTGTCAATCGTTTTTTACTGCGCTATCCCTATATTTTCATTGCACTGGAACAGGTTTGTTACTTGAGCAGGGTCATCTTCATGGTCTTGGAAAAATCTCCGGACTTGACAGTGTAGAAGTATACACCGGCAGAATGCCAGGAGGCATCCTAGACAATCGAATGTGTTCCGGCGTTCATGCTGCCGTTCACGAACGTGGCAACTTCCTGACCAGCTATGTTGTAGACCTTTAGGGAAACCATACCCGCCTTCTCAAGACTGTATTGAATCGTTGTGGACGGATTGAATGGATTTGGAAAGTTCTGCGAGAGTGGGAAGAAATATTAAGGTAATCCAGTAAATATACAATATTCGTTACGGATAAGTTTTTTATGATGTTATGTTTTCATGCCGCAATTCTTGAACTTTTCCCCGCTACCCCACGTTCAGGTGATGTTGCTACCGTCGGAGCCGTCGTCCTTTTTCCGCGGAGGAGCGATGAAACGGAACAACCGGGAGGAGGAACATGAGCACACCGAGGAACTGGCGGCCGCCGTTGTTGAAGAAGTGCCCGAGGAATATCATTGTATTTCTCTGCATTGACTTCTGGATGACAACACCGGGCAGTTTTCTCTGGCATTCGAGCTCGATCGAGGTGATAGCCGAAAAGGATATGTCCATGAAGATGAAAAGCATGACGAAGGGGATAAAAATAATAGCGGCTATGAGCCGCCTCCGCATGGATATAAACGGCCAGGAGAACAAAAGCGTATAGAAGATAATGGCGGTCACGAACTGTGAACTGATGGAGAGATTGCTGGTGAGATAATCGATGAGAGGTATATCGATTCCCTTGATCCACTTGGTGATCTTCATTCTATATACGATAATCCGGCTGCCGCCGGATTCTTTGTACTCGATATTGGCGAGTTCGATTTCAGGATAGGATCGCTGAATGATTGTCGTGACCGTCGGGAGAGATGTTTTGACGATCGAAGGCGCAATACCATAGAAGAAGGCGGTAACCACGACGTTTACCGGGATCATGAGCGCGAGGAAGAGTAGATATTTTTTTATGCTGCTCACGTATATGAGCTTTCATGGCAACGTTTCATTCATTGCGAGGGGTTTGCGGCGACGAGAAAAAATGGATCCACGCAACGAAAAAGAGAACTCCGAAAAAGATGATGAAGGTTTGCCCTATGTATATGTGCATAATATCGAACATCGCGGGTTTGTGTCTCATTGTATAAACGATTATGATGATGCGCCCGATATTCAGGCAGTACATGAAAACAGTACCGATGAGCATGCCGAGCAGTTTTTTCCTGAGACCCATGGAATACGCGATCAGGGCGGCGATGATGATAAAGATTCCCTCGATACCTTCGCAGCCCCAGCCGATCTCGACAGATCCTCCTCCCGATTTCAGGCTCCTGCCCGCTGCGGTCATTTTTTCACCGGGCGAGAAGGAATTGATGAGAGAGGCGCTGACGACAGCATTCGCGTGCTGAAGTTTGTCGGGAATACCGATAGAATTGCTGAAATAATACATTGATTGAGCAACCACAAAAATGAGAACGAACAGGAAAATAAATCGCAGCTCGCGGCTGTTCGCCAGGGCAAAGCGCTTCATGGCCCTCAGCTTTTTTTTCATCAGGAAGAGTACCCGGAGATGTGGTCGAGATTCTTATGAAAGGGGATAAGATACTGCATAACCATAACCCGCGCAATAAGTTCAGAAACGACTGCCTACTCAAGCGGCCCGGATTATCAAGACCCGGGCCGTTTTTATTATGAGATCACTGCATGAATAACGTTATCCCATTACTCACTATCAGGCGGCTTTGTAGTTCTTTCTTCTTATGCTCCATATCGCGAACGCCGCGATGAATAGTGCGAACAGGATGAGACCCCATTCAGTGAGGGTCGGGATGCCGGGGGCCCCGCCGTTTATTTTTATGTCCGAATTGGTCGTAGAAGTTATTGACCAGAACGCCGGAAAACTACTTGTGGTGAATACATTTCCTCCAGATGAGTCATAGGTTGTAGCGGTAACTACCTGGTATGGGTCACTCCCAGACGCCCAAATGTACCCCGGCTCGAGTTGGATGATGCTGGTTGCGGCGACATTAAGTGTATTGACCGCCAGTAAGTCTTTTGTGGCATTAACAATATCGACGATGAGCTTTGATCCAGCCTGGAACGTGAATGGACCCGTCGTGGTGAGCGTTCCCACGCCGCCGTCGCCGGGCTTCACTATGGCGCCGACAGCGATGGTGACCGCGTTATTGCCGAGGTTGCCGGTACCGCCGAGCGTTGTGTTGGCGTTGCTGATTGTGAACGCACCCGCAACGCTCTGACTTGCGTTGACGAGGAGTATGCCTGCGTCGACGTTCGTTGCGCCAATGTAAGTGTTGACGCCGGCAAGCTTGAGGGTCCCGGCGCCTATCTTTCTGAGTACGCCAGAGCCGCTGATAATGCCCGAGTATGTGGTGTTTGTTGTTTGATTTATTGTCATTGCGCCGCCCAAAACTATATTACCACCCGCAGCTCCGCCGCCTGAGAGGGAGCCGATGTTTTCAAGAACACCGGCGGTGGTTATTTTGGCGTTTGCGTTGTTGCTTAATAAATATGTACCGCTGCTGGTAAGCAAACCAGCCGCATTGGTTGTGATAAAGCCGCTCTGGAGGGTCGTATCACCGGTGTAGGCCCATGCAGCTGAAGTGATAGCGATGACTTGGTTGGCGGCCATGTTGATTGTCACACCGCCGGCCCCTATGATACCGCCCGTAAACGTAGCGGCCGAGTTGCCCTGAATTGTCAGAACAAAGCCGTTACCCACAGAAATGGCAGTGTCGATAGTTGTGCCTGCAGCAGCGAATTCTATTGCCGCGTTGCCGGTAAGGTTAACAAGAGGAGTCCAGTTACCTGCATTGATACCCCCTGCCACTGTAACTTTGAGAATCCCGCCCGTCATGGTTATACCACCAGCGCCGGACCCAAAAGCAGAGATATGACCAAGTTCTACTGTACCGGTGTTAATGGTAAGTGCGCCAATGAAAGTATTAGCACCGTTTAAGGCAAGCGTTCCGGCTCCGCTTTTTGTGATTGGTGTCCCTGAACCTTCAATAATAGCCGCTGTGACTGTGGTATTACCTGTACCAGCGAATGTGGTGAGGCTTGCACCAGTGTTAGTGATCTGAAAACAACTGATTGTAAAGAGTCCCGTTGAGTTGTTTGTGATAATGTCTGTGCCGCCTTGTACGAGACTTCCACCGCCCGTGATGTTTGAAGCATTACCGCCGGCAGTTACAGTGATGGAGCCGCCGTTTGGAATTGTTAAGTTACCGGCAAGTGTTATAGTAACAACGCCGCCGGTTGTATTAATCTGAAGGTTTAAACATGTGCCACCCCCAGCGGGAACTGTAGGAAGACTTGCTACAAATGGTATGATTGCAGTATCTCCAGCTCCAGGAACGCCAGCACCCCAGTTACCTGCTGTTGCCCAATCCGTATCAGTTCCACCAGTCCATGTGGTTGTTAGGGCAAACCCGTTCCCCGCCCAGACCAGCATCGCCGCCATTGCGGCCATCACGAACACGATCACCCATTTTTTAATCATGATTCCCTCCTTGTTTATTGTTACTTGATAGTGAATGGTATATGATGATTTTCTTCATGTTTCACCTCCGATGATATAATAAAAAAGGCTGAGAAATTAATCCCAGCCTGGTTGACTCCAATACTGATATTTGTCACGCGGGATTTTTATAAGGGAGAACCCTGCCATAACTCCCGAAGATGCTCTTAGGCTATCTCATTTTATCGTCTCGAATTTTTCAATGTGGTTAAACTTCCCGTCCTCAAAATAGATGGACACCTTCCCATAATAAAGGGATTGACTGTCTGATAGTATTGTGCTTTCCGCAACGATGCGTTTAATTTCAGCTATAAAATCCGAAATGTCAAGCATTTTTTTGGGATTGATATCTTTCATCATCAAATCTCCAGTTTAAAACATGGTTGAAAAGCACCGTCTATCATAATCATTTTTTGTCTTTTTTCTTCTCGGAGTTATCCTGTTTAGTATTCTTGTCTCGATTAGTATTTTGATCATTGCCTTTTCCTTTATCCTGCTTTTGTTGCTTTACCCAATTTTTATGCTCGGGATGGTTTTTGTTTACAAAATATTTTGAATCACGGCTATAGCGGATTGGATGCTGATCATGACGATCTCTATACGACGAATATTTTTCTTTATACGTTTGGTGATTTCGATATGGTTCCCGCTTATTCACTACTACTTTATAAGAATTATAGAGGTCATAACCACGATAACGGGAAGGCAAAGATGATCTGGTAATCCACTGTCCTCTTTCAAAATAAATAAACCGATGCAGAGGAACATTGTAGTAAACTTCAATATCGGGTAAGTAGTAATATTCAACATGATCATAACCAGTCGGACCCCAAATTGGTTGACTATCTACTCCACCAGATCCTTTGCCAATCGCACCACCTACCAGCATGTAAGTGAGTCCACACCCCATCAGGAGGGTGATCGAAACACAGAGTACCACTGCGATAACAACGTTCATAAGTGCTTTCATTGTATACCGCTTTTCAAAATGTGAATGAAACCGCTCACAGTGTAGGAAGTAACCAGCCCCAGAAGCCACAATACGATCAGAACAGTTGAGATCGTTAAAAGCATGGCAAATATCCTTTCCGATTTTGGTTTGGTAAATAAGCTCAAGGAAGTTATCCGGTCCACTTTCTTGTTGAATAAGGCTAAAACGTTCGTTGGGTTAGTAAACGCCATATCTGATGCTGTCCGTATAACGTCCACCTTGACCGGCGCAAGTAAGCCGTGTCCGCGCGTGCGTGGCTTACTTGCGTACGTGTCCAAGGTGGGCGTTGGCAACCCTGGCTATCGGAAGTAGAATCTTACTCCGATTGCTGCATTGATATCGAGGTCCGTGTCAGGCGTCACATCAAGAATGGGAACAACTTCTGCGAAGAGATCTACCGGGGCGTCAGCGAACAGGTAGGAGATCCCGAAGGGTATGCGGATGCCGATCAAGGCATTTTCATCGTTTTGTCCTGTATCCTTGAGCTTGATCCTGCCCCCCACACCATAGTAAACTGGGAGTCGGCCATTGAAATCCTTCGACCGCAGAAGGGAGAAGTTGTGATACAGATAGTCCGCATGGAATTGAAATGATTTGTTTTCCGAGAAGGACCAGGCGGCAGCGGCGTCCACGGCCCGCGTCCCCCCAATCCATTTCTTGATGCTGACGCCGGTTGGTTCCCCAACGATTACACCAACACCCAGCCCGTTTTCACCTCTTGCCTCTGACATTCCAAACGCCAGGGCAAACAACACGAACGCTACGGGTACTGTTTTCATCTATCTCTCCATATCCCCTTTGATGATGGCTTCCTGTTCCGCCTCTGTAATAATCCCTTTTCTTTCAGCACACGGTAAACACTGCTGGGACTCACCGCCACTATGTTACCATCGAGCAGCATATACGTCACACGACGGTACCCATCACCACAATGAAGAAGATAAAACTCAATAATAGCTTCTTTCTCTCACTCCGCGAACCACCAATCCCTCGGTACCCACCCGTTGTGCTCATTCACCTTCCTGTCCTAAAGGGACTCTTTCTTAGGAATCCCTTTAGG
This window harbors:
- the ppdK gene encoding pyruvate, phosphate dikinase; translated protein: MPKKYVYSFGGGSAEGNESMKELLGGKGANLAEMAGHPDLKLPVPPGFTLTTEACTYYYQNGKKYPAGFKEETEKALKKVEKLMGKIFGDPRDPLLLSVRSGARRSMPGMMETVLNIGLTAKTIPGIIKLTRNERFVYDAYRRLIMMYSDVVMEKAAGIEPESEEKGIRRQLEHIMSDMKKRKGVKNDTDLDAADLKELCAQFKKRVKDVLGKTFPDDPEKQLWGGIGAVFFSWNGKRAVSYRRIENIPDDWGTAVNVQAMVFGNMGEDSATGVAFTRDPGNGGKKFYGEYLVNAQGEDVVAGIRTPAPINKPSTSEHNKDLITLEKRFPKLYKELDDYQKRLEKHYRDMQDIEFTIEKGVLYMLQCRIGKRNGPAAVKMAIDMHREKLITREEAVMRVTPAQIGELMLPILDPKDEMRVKPLAKGLPAGPGGAVGMIVFTAEDAVEWANKRKKVILVREETNPEDVEGMRAAQAILTARGGMTSHAALVARGWGKCCIVGCAAIHIDYAKKILHIGDASFKEGDWLSLNGTKGNVYANSLGLVEPSEETYKLMESFLKLADPFRKLKIRTNADTPEDAARARSFGAEGIGLFRTEHMFYGKHSEKPLFILRKMIISKTEAERRAALKELFPFVKTDVKNTLEAMKGLPVTIRLLDPPLHEFVPRDEKQQAELAKSLGITTTEFADRAEALHESNPMMGHRGVRLGITYPEVTEMQVRAIFEAAAELLVAGEKVEPEIMIPVVSAVKELDNQFAICRRVYEEVLAKYKLKKITHLVGTMIEIPRACLIADTIAEAAQFFSFGTNDLTQMTFGFSRDDIGGFLPYYLDKKILPADPFQTIDRNGVGELVEIGIKRGRKTNPKLKVGICGEHGGDPASVEFCHSVGMDYVSCSPFRVPIARLAAAQAVVKEKK
- a CDS encoding Gfo/Idh/MocA family oxidoreductase; the encoded protein is MHTRRSFLQEAAVGGIAAIIASRKAPAFAQDMKLIKIGQLGLGSHGFAARFKNPPAKLKDIIKCKPYAVWDDVPGVAEQMQQRMGFEIALKDPVDLVRQSDVVHIEHADIRKVCSLARPALEAGKPVFINRPFTASIADAEEVIRLAKEHNAPLMQGSSLEYQPELPEIARFAREKGPLRAYECYCPEPFFNWMFPHVINFAHAALGGGIDTAYFSGDFVLELGDFKVEGDKFVDPKRPYGSAVSLLAYKPKDGQPPVIGINQIGGAPGSYHLTVYAYNESKQFVVGEKLNAPNIFEPMFLTLNDFYVNRKPPRPYEAILEQHRALVATNVSRMTGKAVKLDSLKGKDSLPWSDSIRNYVLRPYLKKG
- the rpsT gene encoding 30S ribosomal protein S20, giving the protein MPHHIQFKKTLLQNEKLQLRNRAAKSRLNTIVKKVHAAQSKEDGEKALRDAVSLIDSTAHKGIIKKETAARKKSRLSKFVAGLK
- a CDS encoding prenyltransferase, with amino-acid sequence MTSRNIQIWLRQTRANFLILSVLLVAIGGAAGWRDGSFHVVLFLLTVIGVVSAHTSVNLFNEYSDWRTGIDFHTLKTPFSGGSGTLQEELLKPRQVITAAWITLLFAFIIGLGLAWSAGWMILVFMAAGGLTMVFYSDYLARWMLGEIASGITLGSMVVAGAYYVQTGTLTPGIIWASIPPGILTALLLFLNEFPDAEADSAGGRRHLVIVLGKRRAAILYAASLLAMYVLLVAGVLAGKNPTGVLLGLLTLPLALITSYRALRYHSDTPSLIPAQGLNVIIVLGTDLLMAIGFIIG
- a CDS encoding archaeosortase/exosortase family protein: MKKKLRAMKRFALANSRELRFIFLFVLIFVVAQSMYYFSNSIGIPDKLQHANAVVSASLINSFSPGEKMTAAGRSLKSGGGSVEIGWGCEGIEGIFIIIAALIAYSMGLRKKLLGMLIGTVFMYCLNIGRIIIIVYTMRHKPAMFDIMHIYIGQTFIIFFGVLFFVAWIHFFSSPQTPRNE
- a CDS encoding IPTL-CTERM sorting domain-containing protein, coding for MIKKWVIVFVMAAMAAMLVWAGNGFALTTTWTGGTDTDWATAGNWGAGVPGAGDTAIIPFVASLPTVPAGGGTCLNLQINTTGGVVTITLAGNLTIPNGGSITVTAGGNASNITGGGSLVQGGTDIITNNSTGLFTISCFQITNTGASLTTFAGTGNTTVTAAIIEGSGTPITKSGAGTLALNGANTFIGALTINTGTVELGHISAFGSGAGGITMTGGILKVTVAGGINAGNWTPLVNLTGNAAIEFAAAGTTIDTAISVGNGFVLTIQGNSAATFTGGIIGAGGVTINMAANQVIAITSAAWAYTGDTTLQSGFITTNAAGLLTSSGTYLLSNNANAKITTAGVLENIGSLSGGGAAGGNIVLGGAMTINQTTNTTYSGIISGSGVLRKIGAGTLKLAGVNTYIGATNVDAGILLVNASQSVAGAFTISNANTTLGGTGNLGNNAVTIAVGAIVKPGDGGVGTLTTTGPFTFQAGSKLIVDIVNATKDLLAVNTLNVAATSIIQLEPGYIWASGSDPYQVVTATTYDSSGGNVFTTSSFPAFWSITSTTNSDIKINGGAPGIPTLTEWGLILFALFIAAFAIWSIRRKNYKAA